One Candidatus Sulfurimonas baltica DNA segment encodes these proteins:
- a CDS encoding cytochrome c biogenesis protein ResB, with amino-acid sequence MYRLFSMKVALVFVAIYALSIATGTFIENTSSHGVAREYVYDTLWFWTLQGILALFLLVAIFRAKMYQFKKLGLFLFHISFLIILVGAFLSKNYGYKEDLYLTKGMSRNVMLSGDYFMSLHVTKDGETKEYFQDGKDGAFDGVFDLDGREFKIKSGYYLDNAKVEVLRQKWNQGIKRGAMAFEIIRDNIKREKYYLEDLGAIQFDDFELLFNMEPKDKTKPYFKIEANEGKSQHFKSNLLIKSNFGEEYNTSSIHDFSQGILYYMTDEIGILASEATTIGSIVAVPQEEKSKNTNTVMLANVEYDDMKIEIVLIQKDKYFSGYKKEIWLDENTKVDIRWGKKITTLPFEVYLHDFEVKRYPGSRNVENYFSDIEIIDGSKNIKAKLSVNEPFTYKGYRFFQTKFENNDSTIFMVNYNPGIFWIYLGYVLLTLGLLLNLFRKVIK; translated from the coding sequence ATGTATAGGTTGTTTTCCATGAAGGTTGCACTTGTTTTTGTGGCTATTTATGCTTTGTCTATTGCTACTGGAACTTTTATTGAAAATACATCTTCGCATGGCGTGGCAAGAGAGTATGTTTATGATACTTTATGGTTTTGGACTTTACAGGGTATTTTAGCTCTGTTTTTATTAGTAGCTATTTTTAGAGCAAAGATGTACCAGTTTAAAAAACTTGGATTGTTTTTATTTCACATCTCTTTTTTGATTATTTTAGTAGGCGCTTTTTTATCTAAAAACTACGGCTATAAAGAGGACTTGTATCTTACAAAAGGTATGAGCAGAAATGTAATGCTCTCTGGTGATTACTTTATGAGTCTACATGTAACTAAAGATGGAGAAACAAAAGAGTATTTTCAAGATGGTAAAGATGGTGCATTTGATGGTGTTTTTGATTTAGACGGCAGAGAGTTTAAGATAAAAAGCGGATACTATTTAGATAATGCTAAGGTTGAAGTTCTCAGGCAAAAATGGAATCAAGGGATAAAAAGAGGTGCAATGGCATTTGAAATCATAAGAGATAACATTAAAAGAGAAAAGTATTATCTTGAAGATTTGGGAGCCATACAGTTTGATGATTTTGAATTGCTTTTTAATATGGAACCAAAAGACAAAACAAAGCCTTACTTTAAAATAGAAGCAAATGAGGGTAAATCACAACATTTCAAATCAAATTTACTTATTAAGTCAAACTTTGGCGAGGAGTACAACACAAGTAGCATACATGATTTCTCACAAGGGATTTTATACTATATGACTGACGAAATTGGTATATTGGCAAGCGAAGCAACTACAATAGGCAGTATAGTAGCCGTACCTCAAGAGGAAAAATCTAAAAATACAAACACAGTAATGCTTGCAAATGTAGAGTATGATGACATGAAAATAGAAATTGTCTTGATACAAAAAGATAAATATTTTAGTGGATATAAAAAAGAGATATGGCTTGATGAAAATACAAAAGTAGATATTCGCTGGGGCAAAAAAATAACTACACTCCCTTTTGAAGTTTATTTGCATGACTTTGAGGTTAAGCGTTACCCTGGTTCTAGAAATGTAGAGAACTACTTTAGTGATATTGAGATAATAGACGGCAGTAAAAATATAAAGGCAAAGCTTAGCGTAAACGAACCGTTTACATATAAAGGATATAGATTTTTTCAGACAAAATTTGAGAATAATGACAGCACTATTTTTATGGTTAATTATAATCCTGGAATTTTTTGGATTTATTTGGGTTACGTTTTACTTACTCTTGGCTTACTGTTAAACCTCTTTAGAAAAGTAATAAAATAA
- a CDS encoding cytochrome c3 family protein, translated as MKLIKLFIFGVTFFTSITLFAGIVNTKHNLSVTNNVVDGNNTIVKATVETQICVFCHTPHEADTVAAPLWNRSMPVSAYTMYDSDYLKRTGYPTPTELGSAAGEPGTISRQCLSCHDGTVAIGAISNAPGSGKGDGSDIAMSGVAGDGTMQSTSSAFIGTDLSNHHPVAISYGEPMTMPVPGVDHNSSSSRGNELVTDPEANSSIVLRTYPAHDGKKFVECISCHDPHKENEKFLRVDVGTHAQNIAATCQSCHIKDNFEGSTHDVMNATYSNTAVNDKFSAGAATKVSDMKCANCHTPHNSGSEYLTRQVQEQTCFQGASDTVSTAPCHGTNHETGGKDIETVMTRTYGHGPTLLNIAGNTNHTNLDYVYGEGTTNDRGPTSGIDWATSEHVECMDCHNQHQVQKISRKPATQTAGKWYPDTPGADTNKIVSASYTTSPLKGASGVKPSSWPGRWLQPVEFTTLETATYEYEICFKCHSYWGMGADNDNGDTLVDSPAHSAYLTRSDGSVQFTDVAWEFNPNNRSGHPVNVALNDRTGSYAPKAYTASQMKDPWKTNVGDQTMYCSDCHGADNEPETDPKGPHGSSYKFMLKGVGKFWPANSDGTLYRQPATTGTGDLDILCKNCHETGAAGVGHTDQDKSEMSNSPCVRCHVAIPHGSPVSRLFVYATFPAPYNYGGNTAGPVRFRKPASGTAGFGDVRTVGGCSGKHDGLSSGGDSAPLNW; from the coding sequence ATGAAACTTATTAAATTATTTATATTTGGAGTAACATTTTTCACCTCTATTACTCTATTCGCCGGAATTGTTAATACGAAGCATAATCTATCTGTTACTAACAATGTAGTAGATGGCAACAATACTATTGTTAAGGCTACAGTCGAAACGCAAATTTGTGTTTTTTGTCACACTCCTCACGAGGCAGATACTGTTGCAGCTCCACTATGGAACAGAAGTATGCCAGTTAGTGCTTACACAATGTATGATAGTGATTATTTAAAGAGAACTGGATATCCTACACCAACAGAGTTGGGAAGTGCAGCAGGAGAACCAGGAACAATCTCTAGACAATGTCTTAGTTGTCATGATGGAACCGTAGCAATTGGAGCTATTTCAAATGCTCCAGGCAGCGGTAAGGGTGATGGTAGTGACATAGCTATGAGTGGTGTAGCTGGTGATGGAACTATGCAAAGTACAAGTAGTGCTTTTATAGGTACAGATTTGAGTAATCATCACCCAGTAGCAATATCGTACGGGGAGCCAATGACTATGCCAGTGCCAGGTGTAGACCATAATAGTAGTAGCTCAAGGGGAAATGAACTAGTAACAGACCCAGAAGCAAATTCATCAATAGTGCTTCGTACATACCCAGCACATGACGGTAAAAAATTTGTTGAATGTATATCATGTCATGATCCACATAAAGAAAATGAAAAATTTTTAAGAGTAGATGTTGGAACACATGCTCAAAATATTGCAGCTACATGTCAGTCATGCCATATAAAAGATAATTTTGAGGGAAGTACACATGATGTCATGAATGCAACATATAGTAACACGGCAGTAAATGATAAGTTTTCAGCTGGAGCTGCTACAAAAGTCTCAGATATGAAATGTGCAAATTGTCATACTCCTCATAATTCAGGAAGTGAATATTTAACAAGACAAGTGCAGGAACAAACATGTTTTCAAGGTGCTTCAGATACTGTTAGTACGGCTCCATGCCATGGAACAAACCATGAGACAGGGGGGAAAGATATAGAGACTGTTATGACTAGGACCTATGGTCATGGGCCTACCCTTCTTAATATCGCTGGAAATACTAACCATACAAATTTAGACTATGTTTATGGTGAGGGAACAACAAATGATAGAGGACCTACAAGTGGTATAGACTGGGCTACTTCTGAGCATGTAGAGTGTATGGATTGTCATAACCAACATCAAGTTCAAAAGATTTCTCGTAAACCAGCTACGCAAACGGCTGGTAAATGGTATCCTGACACACCAGGTGCTGACACAAATAAGATTGTATCTGCTTCGTATACAACCAGTCCATTAAAAGGTGCAAGCGGAGTAAAACCAAGCAGTTGGCCAGGTAGGTGGCTTCAGCCGGTAGAATTTACTACACTAGAAACTGCAACATACGAATATGAAATATGTTTCAAGTGTCATTCATACTGGGGAATGGGAGCGGATAATGATAATGGAGATACGCTAGTCGATAGTCCAGCCCACTCAGCATATTTAACACGAAGTGACGGATCTGTGCAGTTTACAGATGTGGCTTGGGAGTTTAATCCAAACAACCGCTCTGGACATCCTGTTAATGTAGCATTAAATGACAGAACAGGAAGTTATGCACCAAAAGCTTATACAGCTAGTCAAATGAAAGATCCATGGAAAACAAATGTTGGAGATCAGACTATGTATTGTAGCGATTGCCATGGAGCAGATAATGAACCAGAAACTGATCCAAAAGGACCTCATGGTTCTAGTTATAAATTTATGCTAAAAGGTGTAGGTAAATTCTGGCCTGCAAATAGTGATGGAACTCTATATAGACAACCAGCAACAACAGGCACTGGCGACTTGGACATATTATGTAAAAACTGTCATGAAACAGGTGCCGCTGGTGTCGGGCATACCGACCAAGATAAATCTGAGATGTCAAACTCTCCTTGTGTTAGATGTCATGTAGCTATACCTCATGGTTCACCAGTATCTAGATTGTTTGTATATGCTACTTTTCCAGCTCCTTATAACTATGGTGGAAATACTGCGGGGCCTGTACGGTTTAGAAAACCTGCATCTGGTACAGCTGGATTTGGTGATGTTAGAACAGTAGGTGGTTGTTCTGGTAAACATGATGGGCTTTCAAGTGGTGGTGATTCAGCACCATTAAACTGGTAA
- a CDS encoding cytochrome c biogenesis protein — translation MRFFLIFLIFTTLLFSSIKDDVIKYKLDKSYTEAFSRLNVQSGDGRMKPLDTLNMDVLNKLTRKKELFGLNHNQVVLGMTFAPEFWKKVPMLEYNSKVQSFNDFYKDGNYTLMLEVAQVNKKEASGRTAYEKELLKLDEKLKVAEFVYSQGYLKVFPLAGDEAKSWLSPKTYEEKFTGSQKFDVKKILVLNKKALISGDVDLAKDMVKKIAEFQKLHGSNVLLTKEKVDAELFYNKILIFERVYPFYIIVGLLLLVLSFIKVLREKNYMLIEKSADFLLYGLFALYSFNLGLRWYISTHAPWTNSYESMVLIAWAILLVGLIFNKKSTFALGVTTFMAGVMLFAAHLSWIDPRITTVTSSFQSIWLVIHVAIISASYAFLTLSFLLGFITLVLFKFSKNNLHVVKKIKESYKTNEASMIFGLSLLAIGTLLGSVWANELWGRVWAWDPKEAWSLISVLVYMLILHFRSVVKESVVYMFSVMSVLGFFTILMTYFGVNYFFDAIHVFASDSGSSVPWYAYVGALSVLILIVVSYKDRKNV, via the coding sequence ATGCGATTTTTTTTAATTTTTTTAATTTTTACAACCCTACTTTTTTCTTCTATAAAAGATGATGTTATTAAATACAAGTTAGACAAGAGTTACACAGAGGCTTTTTCTCGTTTGAATGTTCAAAGTGGTGATGGTCGCATGAAACCTCTTGACACTCTAAATATGGATGTTTTAAATAAACTGACAAGAAAAAAAGAGTTGTTTGGGCTTAATCATAATCAAGTAGTTCTTGGAATGACTTTTGCACCAGAGTTTTGGAAAAAAGTTCCTATGCTTGAGTACAATTCAAAAGTGCAGAGTTTTAACGACTTTTATAAAGACGGTAATTATACTTTAATGCTTGAAGTTGCACAAGTAAATAAAAAAGAGGCAAGCGGTAGAACTGCTTATGAAAAAGAGCTGTTAAAACTAGATGAAAAGCTCAAAGTAGCAGAGTTTGTTTACTCACAAGGGTACTTAAAGGTTTTTCCCTTAGCAGGTGATGAAGCTAAAAGTTGGTTATCTCCAAAAACTTATGAAGAAAAATTTACAGGTTCACAAAAGTTTGATGTTAAAAAAATCTTGGTTTTAAATAAAAAAGCATTAATATCTGGTGATGTAGATTTAGCAAAAGATATGGTGAAAAAAATAGCTGAATTTCAAAAACTTCATGGTTCAAATGTTTTACTAACTAAAGAAAAAGTGGACGCTGAACTTTTTTATAACAAGATATTGATATTTGAGAGAGTTTACCCATTTTATATTATAGTTGGACTTTTATTATTAGTGCTTAGCTTCATAAAAGTACTTAGAGAAAAGAACTACATGTTGATTGAAAAAAGTGCTGATTTTCTACTATATGGACTATTTGCTTTATACAGTTTCAATCTTGGACTTAGATGGTATATAAGCACTCATGCCCCATGGACAAACTCTTACGAATCTATGGTTTTAATAGCTTGGGCAATTTTACTTGTAGGACTTATCTTTAACAAAAAATCCACCTTTGCCCTTGGAGTAACTACTTTTATGGCTGGTGTTATGCTTTTTGCTGCACATCTTAGCTGGATTGACCCAAGAATTACAACAGTTACTTCTAGTTTTCAATCTATTTGGCTTGTTATACATGTAGCAATCATTAGTGCCTCATATGCGTTTTTAACTCTAAGTTTTTTGCTTGGGTTTATAACTCTTGTGCTTTTTAAATTCTCTAAAAATAATCTACATGTAGTTAAGAAAATCAAAGAATCATATAAAACAAATGAAGCATCTATGATTTTTGGTCTCTCTCTTTTGGCTATTGGTACACTACTTGGAAGCGTATGGGCAAATGAGTTGTGGGGAAGAGTTTGGGCTTGGGATCCTAAAGAGGCTTGGTCGTTAATCTCGGTGTTAGTTTATATGTTAATACTTCATTTTAGATCTGTTGTGAAAGAGAGTGTTGTGTATATGTTTTCTGTTATGTCGGTTTTAGGTTTTTTTACTATTTTGATGACATACTTTGGTGTAAACTACTTTTTTGATGCTATACATGTATTTGCAAGTGATAGTGGCTCTAGTGTCCCTTGGTATGCTTATGTAGGTGCTTTAAGTGTGCTTATCTTAATAGTTGTTTCATATAAGGATAGAAAAAATGTATAG